Proteins encoded within one genomic window of Mycolicibacterium aubagnense:
- a CDS encoding transglutaminase family protein: MTREYQITHRTQYRYSDVVTSSYGRGFLTPRNSGQQRCQSYRLNIDPEPADRSTSRDAYGNISSYFHVTQPHHELVVTGRSIVEVDPPPAEWYAAGAAVAPWEDARPAGPEGALAIEFVLDLQPAEITDAVRDYAAPSFAAGRPLIEVLRDLNSRIFTDFTYRSGSTTVSTKVAEVLAAREGVCQDFARLAIACLRANGLAASYVSGYLATDPPPGKERMVGIDATHAWASVWTPQNDWLGLDPTNDQLVDERYIVVGFGRDYADVPPLRGIIYTDSESSIIDVSVDVAPIAGGPLRA, translated from the coding sequence ATGACGCGCGAATACCAGATCACCCATCGCACGCAGTACCGCTACTCCGACGTTGTCACCAGCTCATACGGCCGCGGATTCCTCACCCCACGCAACAGTGGGCAGCAGCGCTGCCAGTCGTATCGGTTGAACATCGATCCCGAACCTGCCGACCGTTCCACGAGCCGGGATGCCTATGGCAACATCAGCTCGTATTTTCATGTGACACAACCACATCACGAACTCGTCGTGACCGGCCGCAGCATTGTGGAGGTCGACCCGCCACCGGCCGAATGGTATGCGGCAGGAGCTGCTGTGGCGCCGTGGGAGGACGCCCGGCCGGCCGGACCGGAAGGTGCGCTGGCCATCGAATTCGTGCTGGACCTGCAGCCCGCGGAGATCACAGACGCGGTAAGAGATTATGCCGCACCGAGTTTCGCTGCGGGTCGGCCGCTGATCGAGGTGCTGCGCGACCTCAACTCGCGCATCTTCACCGACTTCACCTACCGGTCCGGATCGACGACGGTATCGACCAAGGTCGCGGAGGTGCTGGCCGCCCGCGAGGGGGTGTGCCAGGACTTCGCGCGCCTGGCCATCGCGTGCCTGCGCGCGAACGGCCTTGCTGCGAGCTACGTTTCGGGCTATCTGGCCACCGACCCGCCGCCGGGGAAAGAACGGATGGTGGGCATCGACGCCACGCACGCCTGGGCATCGGTGTGGACGCCGCAGAACGACTGGCTCGGGCTGGACCCGACCAACGACCAGCTGGTCGACGAGCGCTACATCGTGGTCGGGTTCGGCCGGGACTACGCCGATGTGCCGCCACTGCGCGGCATCATCTACACCGACTCCGAGAGCAGCATCATCGACGTCTCCGTGGACGTCGCACCAATTGCGGGAGGGCCACTGCGTGCGTGA
- a CDS encoding zinc-binding metallopeptidase family protein: MRDFNCPNCGQRLAFENSVCLSCGSALGFSLENMALLVIAPPDGTGDSDHAGAVASTDYQLCANLHVAQCNWLVRIEPVRRLCPSCELTRTRPDDDDTKAMAAFAIAEQAKRRLIVELAELGLPIIGRDRDPAQGLAFDLLSSERHPAVTGHQDGVITLDLAEGDDVHREQLRIAMAEPYRTLLGHFRHEIGHYYFYRLVQPSQDAVARFTELFGDPDTDYQAALDRHYRDGAPPGWDERYVSSYATMHPAEDWAETFAHYLHIRDALDTAAAFGFAPAGATFERRVLGPSGFDTLIELWLPLAWALNMVNRSMGKEDLYPFVLPAPVLEKLRFIHSAVDEAGGSRAAR; the protein is encoded by the coding sequence GTGCGTGACTTCAACTGCCCGAACTGCGGTCAGCGGCTGGCCTTCGAGAACTCGGTGTGCCTGAGCTGTGGCAGCGCGCTCGGCTTCTCCCTGGAGAACATGGCGCTGCTGGTGATCGCGCCGCCGGACGGCACCGGCGACAGCGACCATGCCGGCGCGGTGGCCTCGACCGACTACCAGTTGTGCGCGAATCTACATGTGGCGCAATGCAATTGGTTGGTCCGGATCGAGCCGGTGCGGCGACTGTGCCCATCGTGCGAGTTGACCCGGACCCGCCCCGATGACGACGACACCAAGGCCATGGCAGCCTTCGCCATCGCCGAGCAGGCCAAGCGCCGACTCATCGTCGAACTGGCGGAACTGGGCCTGCCGATCATCGGGCGCGACCGCGACCCGGCGCAGGGCCTGGCGTTCGACCTGCTGTCCAGCGAGCGGCACCCAGCGGTCACCGGCCATCAGGACGGGGTCATCACCCTGGACCTCGCCGAGGGTGACGACGTGCACCGCGAACAGCTGCGCATCGCCATGGCCGAGCCGTACCGAACCCTGTTGGGCCACTTCCGGCATGAGATCGGGCACTACTACTTCTACCGCCTGGTGCAGCCGTCGCAGGACGCCGTCGCGCGATTCACCGAATTGTTCGGGGACCCCGACACCGACTACCAGGCGGCGCTGGACCGGCACTACCGCGACGGGGCGCCCCCCGGGTGGGATGAGCGGTACGTGTCGTCCTACGCCACGATGCATCCGGCCGAGGACTGGGCGGAGACGTTCGCGCACTATCTGCACATCCGGGATGCCCTGGACACCGCCGCGGCATTCGGATTCGCGCCCGCGGGCGCCACCTTTGAGCGGCGCGTGCTGGGCCCCAGCGGATTTGACACGCTGATCGAACTCTGGCTGCCGCTGGCCTGGGCATTGAACATGGTCAACCGGTCGATGGGCAAGGAGGATCTGTACCCGTTCGTCCTGCCCGCCCCGGTGCTGGAGAAGCTGCGGTTCATCCATTCGGCGGTGGACGAGGCCGGCGGCTCCCGCGCGGCGCGTTGA
- a CDS encoding DUF4333 domain-containing protein: MMRVRVGAAVLMGLAALSPAACSSKTTVKADDAAKQVVKLVSDQNKFTPTDVKCPSDVEATKGSQFDCHFTGPRNVPYVAHMKIVKVDGERITCDINVEKAP, translated from the coding sequence ATGATGCGCGTAAGGGTGGGGGCAGCGGTACTAATGGGTCTGGCGGCCCTCTCGCCGGCTGCGTGTAGCTCGAAAACCACGGTCAAAGCCGATGACGCCGCCAAACAGGTGGTCAAGCTGGTGTCCGATCAGAACAAGTTCACCCCCACCGATGTCAAGTGCCCGTCCGACGTCGAGGCCACCAAGGGCAGTCAGTTCGACTGCCACTTCACCGGCCCGCGCAACGTGCCGTACGTCGCGCACATGAAGATCGTGAAAGTCGACGGCGAGCGCATCACCTGTGACATCAACGTCGAGAAGGCCCCGTAA